Proteins encoded in a region of the Marinococcus sp. PL1-022 genome:
- a CDS encoding SLC13 family permease has protein sequence MTIEMGVVLVLIVGMLLALFFEVARPDMIVFTVLVILLISGILTTEQALIGFSNEGMLTVALLFIVAGAVQKSGLVERFMTHWLQKSRGPVSSMVRTFVPISGMSAFLNNTPIVVAFTPIIKKWCEDRGYAPSKFLIPLSYATIMGGTITLIGTSTNLVVHGMLLDYDMAGFGMFQLAIVGLPLTVVGLIYLFTIGYRILPAYEGTQRRMEDEAKEYLCEMKVESAFPYVRKSVQEAGLRDLQGMFLIEIIRRDERISPVSSNTVVQAGDRLIFTGVLEKMADLQRTAGLTLKTGTELTLDDLQNGSNQLVEAVVSHQSSLQAKTIKQAQFRSSYDAGVVAVHRNNERIQSKIGDIRLRPGDSLLLLAGSDFLQKYKRSNDFYVVSALETPGSIREKPVKGWFSLGVLLAMIAIVTVGWLSMFQAMALAVLIFLVARIITPEEAKRYVQFQVLLLIASAFGVGSAMTETGLAAWIAKGLLAFGEPLGIIVVLFFVYALTNLFTELITNSAAAVLMIPIGLSIAESLNADPMGFAVIIAIAASASFVTPIGYQTNLIVYGPGGYKFSDYIKVGLPLTVIAMVMTVGIVYTFYF, from the coding sequence ATGACCATTGAAATGGGTGTTGTATTAGTATTAATCGTAGGGATGCTTTTGGCGCTGTTTTTTGAAGTCGCGCGGCCGGATATGATCGTATTTACTGTGCTGGTTATTCTTCTGATCAGCGGTATCCTTACGACGGAACAGGCCCTGATCGGCTTTTCCAACGAAGGGATGCTGACAGTTGCGCTTTTATTTATTGTCGCTGGAGCAGTGCAGAAGAGCGGGCTCGTAGAAAGGTTTATGACTCACTGGCTGCAGAAGAGCCGCGGACCGGTGTCATCAATGGTACGCACCTTTGTACCAATATCCGGCATGTCGGCCTTCTTAAATAACACCCCGATTGTAGTGGCCTTCACCCCAATTATCAAAAAATGGTGCGAAGATCGTGGTTACGCTCCCTCCAAGTTTTTAATCCCGTTGTCGTACGCGACAATTATGGGGGGCACAATTACGTTGATCGGAACTTCGACCAACCTGGTGGTACACGGGATGCTTCTGGATTACGATATGGCGGGGTTCGGCATGTTCCAGCTGGCGATCGTCGGCCTGCCGCTTACGGTCGTTGGGCTCATTTATCTGTTTACGATTGGTTACCGTATATTGCCAGCCTATGAAGGAACGCAGAGACGGATGGAGGATGAGGCCAAGGAGTACCTGTGTGAAATGAAGGTTGAGTCTGCATTTCCATATGTACGGAAAAGCGTTCAGGAAGCAGGGCTTCGGGACCTGCAGGGGATGTTTTTGATCGAAATTATCCGCCGGGATGAACGGATATCGCCGGTGAGCTCCAATACCGTTGTGCAGGCGGGCGACCGTCTGATTTTCACCGGGGTACTCGAGAAAATGGCTGACCTGCAGCGGACGGCTGGGCTTACACTGAAAACGGGCACCGAGCTGACGCTCGATGACCTGCAAAACGGATCGAATCAGCTGGTGGAAGCGGTCGTTTCCCACCAGTCGTCACTCCAGGCTAAAACGATCAAACAGGCGCAGTTTCGTTCGTCCTACGATGCAGGTGTAGTGGCGGTGCATCGTAACAATGAAAGGATCCAGAGTAAAATCGGAGACATCCGACTGCGTCCCGGGGATTCACTTCTTCTTCTCGCCGGTTCGGATTTTCTGCAGAAATACAAGCGCTCGAATGATTTTTACGTTGTTTCTGCCCTGGAGACGCCGGGCTCCATCAGAGAGAAGCCTGTGAAAGGATGGTTCTCGCTCGGGGTGCTGCTGGCGATGATTGCGATTGTTACAGTCGGATGGCTCAGTATGTTTCAGGCAATGGCGCTTGCGGTACTCATTTTTTTAGTGGCGCGTATTATTACACCCGAGGAAGCGAAGCGCTATGTGCAGTTTCAGGTGCTGCTGTTAATTGCGAGTGCCTTCGGGGTAGGATCAGCCATGACCGAAACGGGACTTGCCGCCTGGATAGCGAAGGGGCTGCTTGCCTTCGGGGAACCGCTTGGTATCATTGTAGTTCTGTTTTTTGTTTACGCCCTGACAAACCTTTTTACGGAGCTGATTACAAACAGTGCGGCAGCCGTGCTGATGATTCCGATCGGACTTAGTATTGCCGAAAGCCTGAATGCTGATCCGATGGGGTTTGCCGTCATTATTGCGATCGCCGCTTCGGCAAGCTTCGTCACGCCGATTGGGTATCAGACGAACCTGATTGTGTACGGGCCAGGCGGATATAAATTTTCCGACTATATTAAAGTCGGTTTGCCGCTTACGGTCATTGCGATGGTGATGACTGTCGGTATTGTGTATACGTTTTATTTTTAG
- the cysQ gene encoding 3'(2'),5'-bisphosphate nucleotidase CysQ gives MPTIITSAIISVAVEAGQEIMDVYGRDFTVEHKEDDSPLTEADKRAHNVIAKGLHEADPETPVISEEGNTVDYEQRKDWDSFWLVDPLDGTKEFVKKNDEFTVNIAKIENKYPVIGVIYVPAQDVLYIGGQSFGAYKVTDVTSKLPLSEELLRQHGEKLAVSRPEDKAHVVASRSHMSTETEAFINELKETYSAVDVVSAGSSLKFCLIAEGKADFYPRYAPTMEWDTGAGQAIVEAAGGTVVRYEDNERFYYNRKDQTNGWFIVKLV, from the coding sequence ATGCCAACTATAATTACAAGCGCAATCATTTCAGTTGCAGTAGAAGCAGGACAGGAAATCATGGATGTGTACGGGCGGGATTTTACGGTCGAGCATAAAGAGGACGATTCCCCGCTGACAGAAGCGGACAAGCGCGCCCATAACGTTATTGCCAAAGGGCTTCACGAAGCAGATCCGGAAACTCCGGTCATAAGCGAAGAAGGAAATACCGTAGATTACGAGCAGCGTAAAGACTGGGACTCGTTTTGGCTCGTGGATCCGCTGGATGGTACAAAGGAATTCGTGAAAAAGAATGATGAATTCACGGTTAACATCGCAAAAATTGAAAACAAATACCCGGTTATAGGAGTTATTTATGTACCTGCACAGGACGTGCTGTACATCGGCGGGCAATCATTCGGGGCATATAAAGTGACTGACGTTACCTCCAAGCTGCCCCTCAGCGAAGAGCTGCTCCGGCAGCACGGCGAAAAGCTTGCCGTTTCCAGGCCTGAAGACAAAGCGCATGTGGTGGCAAGCCGGTCACACATGTCAACGGAAACGGAAGCATTCATTAATGAACTAAAAGAAACATACAGCGCCGTAGACGTGGTGTCCGCCGGCAGCTCACTGAAATTCTGCCTGATCGCAGAGGGGAAGGCCGATTTTTATCCGCGATACGCTCCGACGATGGAGTGGGACACAGGAGCGGGACAGGCGATTGTAGAAGCCGCCGGAGGAACGGTAGTAAGATACGAAGACAATGAAAGGTTCTATTATAATAGAAAAGACCAGACCAACGGCTGGTTTATTGTAAAATTGGTTTAA
- a CDS encoding tyrosine-protein phosphatase: MIDLHSHILPGIDDGAGTIQDSIEMARAAQANGIHTVVATPHHKNGAWDNSGQDIPHLVDYVNESLKSARIDVKVLPGQENRINGELVDDLKKGISIGLNHSRYVFVEFSSAQVPRYAKQLMFELQVEGYVPIIVHPERTKAFREQPDLLHEFVKNGALTQVTAHCFTGKVHKSIKQFAEDMVSHNLTHIVSTDAHNIDLRPFDLREAYEYIGDQLGSEYVDTFLENAGRIIENKDPLLDEPLKIKSKKKFLGLF, from the coding sequence ATGATTGATTTGCATTCACATATACTCCCCGGCATAGATGACGGGGCCGGAACCATTCAGGACAGCATCGAAATGGCAAGAGCCGCGCAGGCGAACGGCATACATACCGTAGTTGCTACACCTCACCATAAAAACGGCGCCTGGGATAACAGCGGCCAGGACATTCCCCACCTGGTGGACTACGTCAACGAGTCGCTGAAAAGCGCCCGTATTGACGTGAAGGTGCTCCCGGGCCAGGAGAACCGGATTAACGGAGAGCTGGTCGATGATTTGAAAAAAGGCATCTCGATCGGCCTGAATCACAGCCGTTACGTGTTTGTTGAATTTTCGAGCGCACAGGTGCCACGGTACGCGAAGCAGCTGATGTTTGAGCTGCAGGTGGAGGGCTATGTGCCGATCATCGTACACCCCGAGCGGACGAAGGCGTTCCGCGAGCAGCCGGACCTTTTGCATGAGTTTGTGAAAAACGGTGCCCTCACGCAGGTTACCGCTCACTGCTTTACCGGTAAAGTCCATAAAAGCATCAAGCAGTTTGCTGAAGACATGGTGAGCCATAACCTGACGCATATCGTGTCGACGGACGCTCACAACATTGACCTGCGCCCGTTTGACCTGCGCGAAGCCTATGAGTACATCGGCGATCAGTTGGGATCAGAATACGTGGATACCTTTTTGGAAAACGCCGGGCGTATTATTGAAAACAAAGATCCACTGCTCGACGAACCGCTAAAGATCAAGAGCAAGAAAAAGTTTCTCGGCTTATTCTAG
- a CDS encoding alpha-mannosidase, which produces MFWTEEKLAQRISELKQFRYTGKQSIERFQTVEEQTGEEIIQAMPEQETTEMNIGDRWEGRDRYLWLKAEVELPGEWQGERVVGVFDFGKTGGGHNSGFESLLYVNGEPLQAVDGNHKEVFFPERLIGQKLTLEFRLWSGLEGIKGNREIQEHRLQTAFISCLHEPADDLYYTAEAALETVAVLDERDAKRALLLQAIDRAFQQIDWRVPGNGAFYESVEEANDKLHNDLKPLQEEHPLTVRAVGHTHIDVAWLWRLKHTREKAGRSFSTVLKLMDQYPEYQFLQTQPQLYEYIKNDYPEIYEQIKQRIAEGRWEAGGAMWLEADCNIPSGESLSRQLLYGQRFLEQELGVERCRYLWLPDVFGYSWALPQILKQAGIDTFITTKISWNQYNRMPHDTFTWRGIDGTEIAAHFITTPDGSNKYTYNGEIEAESIQGIWDQYRDRSFNNELLLSYGYGDGGGGVNRDMLEKIRRFDEMPGLPNVKTGRVDEYLDGLHERMEQTDQYVHTWDGELYLEYHRGTYTSQAYNKKMNRTAEQRYRRAEWLDTLAYLQNGSWHKDRQERLQKGWKIILRNQFHDIIPGSSIREVYEDSTKEYAKALELVEANEQEAKTELLKHEHAGEAQTIFNPASHSRGALVQVPDAEKSWTDHTGEQLDMQTAESGEVLVHVPDLPALGYKVIYSAGAAQKRKGTPFQYDNHRMETPFYTIDFNEYGQLVSVYDKKSRREALAGPANVLEVFEDKPLAFDAWDIDIFYKEKQYTVSDLKAIRLIENGPLRAVIELEWSYQSSAIYQRVIVYSHSRRIDFETTVDWHEHQQLLKAAFPVQIRATEATYDIQYGNVTRPTHWNTSWDMAMFETVGHQWADLSERDYGVSLLNDCKYGYDIKDNVMKLTLLKSAIAPDPTQDQGEHVFTYSLFPHQGDWFEGGTVQEATELNVPSESVSGGMEAQEYSFLQPDAANITVDAVKQAEDDEGIIVRLHEHGGMRGEVTFTSAHSFSSCMECNLLEEPEKTLAAGSSLKLHFKPYELKTIKLTI; this is translated from the coding sequence ATGTTTTGGACAGAAGAAAAATTAGCACAGCGGATAAGCGAATTAAAGCAGTTCCGATATACCGGAAAGCAGTCGATCGAGCGTTTTCAAACGGTGGAGGAACAAACGGGAGAAGAAATCATACAGGCCATGCCGGAGCAGGAAACGACCGAAATGAACATTGGCGACCGCTGGGAAGGGAGGGACCGCTACCTCTGGCTGAAAGCAGAAGTGGAGCTGCCGGGCGAGTGGCAGGGAGAAAGGGTCGTCGGCGTGTTTGACTTCGGGAAAACGGGCGGCGGCCACAATTCCGGATTTGAGTCACTGCTGTACGTGAACGGCGAGCCGTTGCAGGCCGTTGATGGGAACCACAAAGAGGTGTTTTTTCCAGAACGGTTGATCGGGCAGAAACTTACGCTGGAATTCCGGCTCTGGTCCGGGCTCGAAGGAATTAAAGGAAACCGGGAGATTCAGGAGCACCGGCTGCAGACTGCCTTTATCTCCTGCCTGCATGAGCCGGCGGATGATCTGTATTACACAGCAGAAGCGGCGCTGGAAACCGTGGCTGTGCTAGACGAACGGGATGCTAAACGGGCACTGCTGCTGCAGGCGATCGACCGGGCATTTCAGCAGATCGACTGGCGCGTGCCGGGGAACGGGGCGTTTTACGAGTCGGTGGAAGAAGCGAATGACAAGCTTCATAACGACCTGAAGCCGTTGCAGGAGGAGCATCCGCTGACCGTGCGGGCCGTCGGTCATACTCACATTGATGTCGCCTGGCTCTGGCGTCTTAAGCATACGAGGGAAAAAGCGGGACGTTCCTTTTCCACTGTCCTGAAATTAATGGACCAGTATCCGGAATACCAGTTTCTGCAGACGCAGCCCCAGCTGTATGAATATATAAAGAACGACTACCCGGAGATTTACGAACAGATCAAACAGCGCATAGCTGAAGGACGCTGGGAAGCCGGGGGAGCGATGTGGCTTGAAGCTGACTGCAACATTCCTTCCGGTGAATCCTTAAGCAGGCAGCTGCTGTACGGCCAGCGCTTCCTCGAACAGGAGCTGGGGGTGGAGCGGTGCCGCTATTTGTGGCTTCCGGACGTGTTCGGCTACTCGTGGGCACTGCCGCAAATTTTAAAGCAGGCAGGGATCGACACATTTATTACGACCAAGATCAGCTGGAACCAGTACAACCGTATGCCTCATGACACCTTCACCTGGCGCGGAATCGACGGCACTGAGATTGCTGCTCATTTTATTACGACGCCGGATGGGTCAAATAAATATACCTACAACGGTGAAATTGAAGCCGAAAGCATCCAGGGGATCTGGGATCAGTACCGGGACCGTTCCTTTAATAATGAGCTGCTTCTGTCCTACGGATACGGAGACGGAGGAGGCGGGGTGAACCGGGATATGCTGGAGAAAATCCGCCGGTTTGATGAAATGCCCGGACTTCCGAATGTAAAAACGGGCAGGGTCGACGAGTATCTTGACGGGCTTCATGAACGCATGGAGCAAACCGATCAGTATGTTCATACGTGGGACGGGGAGCTGTATTTGGAGTATCACCGGGGCACGTACACCAGCCAGGCGTACAATAAAAAAATGAACCGCACCGCAGAGCAGCGTTACCGCCGGGCGGAATGGCTCGACACACTCGCGTATCTTCAGAACGGTTCGTGGCACAAGGACCGGCAGGAAAGGCTGCAGAAGGGATGGAAAATCATTCTGCGCAACCAGTTTCATGACATTATCCCGGGCTCTTCGATTCGGGAAGTGTATGAAGACAGCACAAAGGAATATGCAAAGGCACTGGAGCTCGTCGAAGCAAATGAACAGGAAGCGAAGACGGAGCTGCTGAAGCATGAACATGCCGGAGAGGCGCAGACTATTTTTAATCCAGCCTCCCACTCGCGCGGGGCACTGGTCCAGGTGCCGGATGCAGAAAAGAGCTGGACCGACCATACGGGTGAGCAGTTGGATATGCAGACAGCAGAATCAGGAGAAGTGCTCGTACATGTGCCGGACCTGCCGGCGCTCGGGTACAAGGTGATCTATTCCGCCGGGGCGGCTCAGAAAAGAAAGGGCACGCCGTTCCAATACGACAACCACCGGATGGAAACGCCTTTTTATACGATCGATTTTAATGAATATGGCCAGCTCGTGAGCGTGTATGATAAAAAATCCAGGCGCGAAGCATTGGCCGGCCCGGCGAATGTTCTCGAAGTGTTTGAGGATAAGCCGCTCGCATTTGATGCCTGGGATATTGATATTTTCTATAAAGAGAAACAGTACACCGTCTCTGACTTGAAAGCAATACGCCTGATCGAAAACGGACCGCTTCGAGCAGTCATCGAATTGGAATGGAGCTATCAGTCTTCGGCGATTTATCAAAGGGTGATCGTATACAGCCATTCACGAAGAATCGATTTTGAAACGACAGTTGACTGGCACGAGCATCAGCAGCTGCTGAAAGCAGCGTTTCCAGTACAGATTCGTGCCACTGAAGCGACCTATGATATTCAATACGGCAATGTCACGCGCCCAACCCACTGGAATACAAGCTGGGATATGGCCATGTTTGAAACAGTGGGCCATCAATGGGCAGACCTTTCGGAGCGGGATTACGGGGTCAGCCTGCTTAACGACTGCAAGTACGGCTATGACATTAAAGACAACGTCATGAAGCTGACGCTGTTAAAATCCGCGATAGCTCCGGACCCGACCCAGGATCAGGGTGAGCACGTTTTTACGTACAGCCTTTTCCCTCACCAGGGAGACTGGTTTGAAGGAGGCACCGTTCAGGAAGCGACTGAGCTGAACGTGCCGTCAGAAAGTGTTTCCGGAGGCATGGAAGCGCAGGAATACAGCTTTCTGCAGCCGGATGCAGCCAATATTACCGTGGACGCCGTCAAGCAGGCAGAGGATGATGAAGGAATTATCGTGCGTCTGCATGAGCACGGGGGCATGCGCGGGGAAGTAACGTTTACAAGTGCCCATAGCTTTTCCTCCTGCATGGAATGCAATCTGCTGGAAGAACCGGAAAAAACGCTCGCCGCCGGGTCCAGTTTAAAGCTCCACTTCAAACCGTATGAGCTCAAAACAATTAAGCTGACAATTTGA
- a CDS encoding carbohydrate ABC transporter permease codes for MMVGAKKQRWIRIGLYTSYVLVVLSFLFPLLWVLSLSLQTRFEVLQVPPSIIPTSFAIGNYREVLDTAPVLQYLWNSFRIVASTVILTLIIAVPAAFALSRYRMKFKNQLMVAVLMTQMISAVVITIPLYRLFASWGLLNQLWLVVLVYVAVVLPFTTWFLKNYIDTVPVDMDEAAIIDGCNKWQMLSRVLFPVSMPGIVSVVIIVAVQSWSQFVIPFILIDDASLYPVSVGVVNLQSTQTQITTHLLAAGSIMSIIPVVILFVLLQRYIVGALTSGAVKG; via the coding sequence ATGATGGTAGGTGCGAAAAAACAGCGATGGATAAGGATTGGGCTGTATACAAGCTATGTGCTTGTCGTCCTCAGCTTTTTATTTCCGCTTCTCTGGGTGCTTTCCCTGTCCCTGCAGACAAGGTTTGAGGTGCTGCAGGTGCCTCCAAGTATCATACCGACAAGCTTTGCGATCGGGAACTATCGGGAGGTGCTTGATACAGCCCCGGTGCTGCAATATTTGTGGAATTCGTTTCGGATTGTAGCTTCAACGGTAATACTGACACTGATCATCGCAGTACCGGCAGCGTTTGCCTTATCAAGGTACCGGATGAAGTTTAAAAATCAGCTGATGGTCGCCGTGTTAATGACACAGATGATTTCAGCAGTAGTTATCACCATCCCATTGTACCGGCTGTTTGCAAGCTGGGGGCTTTTGAACCAGCTGTGGCTGGTCGTGCTCGTATACGTCGCCGTCGTGCTTCCATTTACCACGTGGTTTTTGAAAAACTACATTGATACCGTCCCGGTGGATATGGACGAGGCGGCAATTATTGACGGGTGCAACAAATGGCAGATGCTGAGCCGGGTCCTGTTTCCGGTCAGCATGCCAGGTATCGTTTCCGTCGTGATTATTGTCGCCGTGCAGAGCTGGTCGCAGTTTGTCATTCCATTCATTCTGATTGATGATGCGTCGCTGTACCCGGTCTCGGTTGGCGTGGTGAATCTCCAGTCCACCCAGACCCAGATTACGACCCACCTGCTAGCTGCAGGAAGCATTATGTCCATTATTCCAGTAGTCATTTTATTCGTCCTGCTGCAGCGCTACATTGTCGGAGCATTGACAAGCGGAGCTGTTAAAGGATAG